One window of Desulfovibrio aminophilus genomic DNA carries:
- the rpmE gene encoding 50S ribosomal protein L31, with product MKEKIHPKVHTAKIRCHCGFEIEAKSTKGQVVDVEICSNCHPFFTGKQRFVDTAGRIDRFRKKYAKFQDSGEAGK from the coding sequence ATGAAAGAGAAAATTCATCCTAAAGTCCATACCGCCAAGATCCGCTGCCACTGCGGCTTCGAGATCGAGGCCAAGTCCACCAAGGGGCAGGTCGTGGACGTGGAAATCTGCTCCAACTGCCACCCGTTCTTCACGGGCAAGCAGCGCTTCGTGGACACCGCCGGCCGTATCGACCGCTTCCGCAAGAAGTACGCCAAGTTCCAGGATTCCGGCGAAGCCGGCAAGTAG
- a CDS encoding TusE/DsrC/DsvC family sulfur relay protein produces the protein MAVVEFKGKKFEVDEDGFLQRFDDWNPEWVEYVKESEGIKELTDNHQKVIEFLQDYYKKNGIAPMVRILSKVTGFKLKEIYELFPSGPGKGACKMAGLPKPTGCV, from the coding sequence ATGGCTGTTGTGGAATTCAAGGGCAAGAAATTCGAGGTGGACGAGGACGGCTTCCTGCAGCGCTTCGACGACTGGAACCCGGAGTGGGTGGAGTACGTCAAGGAGTCCGAGGGCATCAAGGAGCTGACCGATAACCACCAGAAGGTCATCGAGTTCCTGCAGGACTACTACAAGAAGAACGGCATCGCCCCGATGGTCCGCATCCTGTCCAAGGTGACGGGCTTCAAGCTGAAGGAGATCTACGAGCTGTTCCCGTCCGGCCCCGGCAAGGGAGCCTGCAAGATGGCCGGCCTGCCCAAGCCCACGGGCTGCGTCTGA
- a CDS encoding YcaO-like family protein — protein sequence MIRLTDCFKAYTEDQDKAASPAETVARVRGLLEARCAGVLEETRRVDTGRLGIPVFLSVCGPAARDVMPTRKQMGKGASPEQAEASALMELVERFSYFSFWADPEHFQHLSWSEAKRRFGAGLMDISRILQSVGEDLPREQAESVMDLVRWRFHPALDVAAGNEVAAPLDWFKKLNEFNGSSAGNSFEESILQGACELVERHVSALVDREHPALPTLDPASFHDEVLLRLCRAFSDNGIVLLLKDFTLGLPVPTVAALAYDPATFPAMSEIVFTAGTAASPAKAAIRAVTEVAQLAGDFQTGRVYEASGLSKFTSLDQIRWLEQGPLVPLDSLPCVEDRNILRELEALARGLERQGYRLYSVDTSHPDLGVTTNYNFVPGFEFRERTPNRGLGLFVGRMLAEEAPPADAERGLAVLDRTYPGAPYLPFFMGLLRLRQGRNQDAAASFAEAEPIQPAAEERALAAFYQAYAMTQAGLWEECIPHLDRAVLQDPEVKEFFNLRGVARFKLKRYQEAMTDFQAALALDSGSAPDLANLGLCHKFLGHAEEALDYLGTALELDPSLDWARGHFEELLRD from the coding sequence ATGATCCGGCTCACCGACTGCTTCAAGGCCTATACCGAGGACCAGGACAAGGCCGCCTCCCCGGCCGAGACCGTGGCCCGCGTGCGCGGCCTTTTGGAGGCCCGCTGCGCGGGCGTTCTGGAGGAGACCCGGCGCGTGGACACCGGGCGGCTGGGCATCCCCGTGTTCCTGAGCGTCTGCGGCCCGGCGGCCCGGGACGTCATGCCCACGCGCAAGCAGATGGGCAAGGGGGCCTCGCCGGAACAGGCCGAGGCCTCGGCGCTCATGGAGCTGGTGGAGCGCTTCAGCTACTTCAGCTTCTGGGCCGACCCCGAGCATTTCCAGCACTTGAGCTGGTCCGAGGCCAAGCGCCGTTTCGGGGCCGGGCTCATGGACATCTCGCGGATTCTCCAGTCCGTGGGCGAGGACCTGCCTCGGGAGCAGGCCGAGTCGGTCATGGATCTCGTGCGCTGGCGTTTCCACCCGGCCCTGGACGTGGCGGCCGGGAACGAAGTCGCGGCGCCCCTGGACTGGTTCAAGAAGCTCAATGAATTCAACGGGTCGTCCGCCGGGAACAGCTTCGAGGAGTCGATTCTCCAGGGGGCCTGCGAACTGGTGGAACGGCACGTTTCGGCCCTGGTGGACCGCGAGCATCCCGCGCTGCCGACCCTGGACCCGGCGAGCTTCCACGACGAGGTGCTCCTGCGTCTGTGCCGGGCCTTCTCCGACAACGGCATCGTGCTCCTGCTCAAGGACTTCACCCTGGGCCTGCCCGTGCCCACGGTGGCGGCCCTGGCCTACGATCCGGCCACCTTCCCGGCCATGAGCGAGATCGTCTTCACCGCCGGAACCGCCGCCTCCCCGGCCAAGGCCGCCATCCGAGCCGTCACCGAGGTGGCCCAGCTGGCGGGGGACTTCCAGACCGGCCGGGTCTACGAGGCCTCGGGCCTGTCCAAGTTCACCTCCCTGGACCAGATCCGCTGGCTGGAGCAAGGGCCCCTGGTCCCGCTGGATTCGCTGCCCTGCGTGGAGGACCGCAACATCCTGCGTGAGCTGGAGGCCCTGGCCCGGGGGCTCGAACGCCAGGGCTACCGCCTGTACAGCGTGGACACGAGCCACCCGGACCTGGGCGTGACCACGAACTACAACTTCGTGCCGGGCTTCGAGTTCCGGGAGCGCACGCCGAACCGGGGCCTGGGCCTGTTCGTGGGCCGCATGCTGGCCGAGGAGGCGCCGCCCGCCGATGCCGAACGCGGCCTGGCCGTGCTCGACCGCACCTATCCGGGCGCGCCCTACCTGCCGTTCTTCATGGGCCTGCTGCGGCTGCGCCAGGGCCGGAACCAGGATGCCGCGGCGAGCTTCGCCGAGGCCGAGCCGATCCAGCCCGCGGCCGAGGAGCGCGCCCTGGCGGCCTTCTATCAGGCCTACGCCATGACCCAGGCAGGATTGTGGGAGGAGTGCATCCCCCACCTGGACCGGGCCGTGCTCCAGGACCCGGAGGTCAAGGAGTTCTTCAACCTGCGCGGAGTGGCGCGCTTCAAGCTGAAGCGCTACCAGGAGGCCATGACGGACTTCCAGGCGGCCCTGGCCCTGGACAGCGGGTCCGCCCCGGACTTGGCCAACCTGGGCTTGTGTCACAAGTTTCTTGGGCATGCCGAGGAGGCCCTGGACTACCTGGGCACGGCCCTGGAGCTGGACCCTTCCCTTGACTGGGCCCGTGGGCATTTCGAGGAACTGTTGCGCGATTGA
- a CDS encoding methyltransferase: MLKDFPHAASLEELLDIARTEFGPVCFEEVQLGDARLHILQIADMPRYLDTLVNRSHPGEPVRLPLWAKIWTSALILGTMLRRYPLPENAEILEIGAGCGLCGLAAAAGGARVTLTDREPASLLFSRINALKNNLADRVKVRSADFTRDRLGRRFHCIVGCEVLYEDAVYDPLLEFLDAHLLPEAGSEVILAQNGKRQGLVFFERAREKYHMLRKEVPCAERDGNASTLLYRLGVKGA, translated from the coding sequence TTGCTGAAGGACTTCCCGCACGCCGCCTCCCTGGAGGAGCTGCTCGACATCGCCCGGACCGAGTTCGGGCCCGTGTGCTTCGAAGAGGTGCAGTTGGGCGACGCCCGGCTGCACATTCTCCAGATCGCGGACATGCCGCGCTACCTGGACACCCTGGTGAACCGCTCCCACCCCGGCGAGCCCGTGCGGCTGCCGCTCTGGGCCAAGATCTGGACCTCGGCCCTGATCCTGGGGACCATGCTGCGGCGCTATCCCCTGCCCGAGAACGCCGAAATCCTTGAGATCGGCGCCGGCTGCGGCCTGTGCGGCCTGGCGGCAGCAGCCGGCGGCGCGCGCGTGACCCTCACGGACAGGGAGCCCGCCTCGCTCCTGTTCAGCCGCATCAACGCCCTGAAGAACAATTTGGCCGACCGCGTGAAGGTGCGCTCCGCGGACTTCACCCGCGACCGGCTGGGGCGTCGCTTCCACTGCATCGTCGGCTGCGAGGTGCTCTACGAGGACGCGGTCTATGATCCGCTGCTGGAGTTCCTGGACGCCCACCTGCTGCCGGAGGCCGGTTCCGAGGTCATCCTGGCCCAGAACGGCAAGCGCCAGGGCCTGGTCTTCTTTGAGCGGGCGCGGGAGAAGTACCACATGCTGCGCAAGGAGGTTCCCTGCGCCGAACGGGACGGAAACGCCTCCACGCTCCTCTATCGCCTGGGGGTCAAGGGCGCATGA
- a CDS encoding TIM44-like domain-containing protein: MRARFILPFAALVPGTAQAAETALSGVGFIRSHFLGQGDFGGLDILDIIVLVLVAVVLMRVLRNGGFRRDGERPAGSAGAEPPRDEENLEARHARAREAWARLSGGSVPAGAAGPRASSPDTAGSDEREFLAGAKAAFVRIQGAFGKGDLADLSGFATPEAVEWFAKRMVNPPPGAPDIVLLDAEVVGRETSGGMERVRVRYKALMREGQGRAAPREVPALWRFSRRTDDPSSHWALEAVEE; the protein is encoded by the coding sequence ATGCGCGCGCGTTTCATCCTTCCGTTCGCAGCCCTTGTTCCAGGCACGGCCCAGGCCGCCGAAACGGCGCTGTCCGGGGTGGGCTTCATCCGCTCGCATTTCCTCGGGCAGGGCGACTTCGGAGGCCTGGACATCCTGGACATCATCGTCCTGGTCCTCGTGGCCGTGGTGCTCATGCGGGTCCTGCGCAACGGAGGGTTCCGCCGCGACGGCGAACGCCCGGCGGGGAGCGCCGGAGCCGAGCCGCCCCGGGACGAGGAGAACCTGGAGGCGCGTCATGCCCGGGCCCGCGAGGCCTGGGCCCGTCTGTCCGGCGGGAGCGTTCCGGCGGGAGCCGCCGGGCCCCGGGCCTCGTCTCCCGACACGGCCGGTTCGGACGAACGCGAGTTTCTGGCCGGGGCCAAGGCCGCCTTCGTCCGCATCCAGGGCGCGTTCGGCAAGGGCGATCTGGCCGACCTTTCCGGCTTCGCCACGCCCGAGGCCGTGGAGTGGTTCGCCAAGCGGATGGTGAATCCGCCGCCCGGAGCGCCGGACATCGTGCTCCTCGACGCCGAGGTCGTCGGCCGCGAGACGAGCGGCGGCATGGAGCGCGTGCGCGTGCGCTACAAGGCGCTCATGCGCGAGGGCCAGGGCCGCGCCGCGCCGCGCGAGGTCCCCGCGCTGTGGCGCTTCTCGCGCCGGACCGACGATCCGTCCTCGCACTGGGCCCTTGAGGCCGTGGAGGAGTGA
- a CDS encoding response regulator, giving the protein MKALIVEDEFTSRRLLENILAPYAEGMSVTNGEEAVAAFASGLAEGKPFDLVCMDIMMPSMDGQQAVRTMRQLESASGVKPADEAKIIMITALDDPKNVVKAYYQGGAAAYLTKPINVREFIDLLRDMGLIL; this is encoded by the coding sequence ATGAAAGCGCTCATCGTCGAGGACGAGTTCACCAGCCGCAGGCTCTTGGAAAACATCCTCGCCCCGTACGCCGAGGGGATGTCCGTGACCAACGGGGAGGAGGCCGTGGCGGCCTTCGCCTCGGGCCTGGCCGAGGGCAAGCCCTTCGACCTCGTGTGCATGGACATCATGATGCCCTCCATGGACGGGCAGCAGGCCGTGCGGACCATGCGGCAACTGGAGAGCGCCTCGGGCGTGAAGCCCGCGGACGAGGCCAAGATCATCATGATCACGGCCCTCGACGATCCCAAGAACGTGGTCAAGGCCTACTATCAGGGCGGCGCGGCCGCCTACCTGACCAAGCCCATCAACGTCCGGGAATTCATCGACCTGCTCCGCGACATGGGGCTCATCCTCTGA
- a CDS encoding SHOCT domain-containing protein: MSMHLPLAALGQGPFWDTWPFTPGYGDTVSTLAKFVLVAVILGLILLFLRLLFGPKGVFRDKELEREAEEMRRKELEELERAYAAGELSELDYIYRKKRLG, from the coding sequence ATGTCCATGCATCTTCCCCTGGCCGCCCTCGGCCAAGGCCCGTTCTGGGACACCTGGCCCTTCACCCCCGGCTACGGCGACACCGTCTCCACCCTGGCCAAGTTCGTCCTGGTGGCCGTGATCCTGGGCCTGATCCTCCTCTTCCTGCGCCTGCTCTTCGGTCCCAAGGGAGTCTTCCGGGACAAGGAACTGGAACGCGAGGCCGAGGAGATGCGCCGCAAGGAGCTGGAGGAACTGGAACGCGCCTACGCCGCCGGGGAACTCTCGGAACTGGACTACATCTACCGCAAGAAGAGGCTGGGGTGA
- a CDS encoding HD domain-containing protein — protein MSGAPSIETLVRRFQDYASGFASADPDRDYHFRLKTEHTLRVLDFARTIAREERMRPDTARLTEIAALFHDAGRFEQFARHGTFNDRASCNHARMGVTVLLRDGLLEGLDPAERRVVLGAVFLHNVRALPPRLREPLGAVTRAVRDADKLDIYPVMLSHLDGDKPLDPVVCMGVQRSPGRYSDAIVNQLEREQLANYSDMRFENDFRLLLLGWVFDLNYATSRRILDQSGQLERVFRELPQDDRLLAVRKRIEANLRRP, from the coding sequence GTGAGCGGCGCGCCGTCCATCGAGACGCTGGTCCGACGCTTCCAGGACTACGCCTCGGGCTTTGCAAGCGCCGACCCCGACCGCGACTACCACTTCCGTCTCAAGACCGAACACACCCTGCGCGTCCTGGATTTCGCCCGGACCATCGCCCGCGAGGAGCGCATGCGTCCCGACACGGCCCGGCTGACGGAGATCGCGGCCCTGTTCCACGACGCGGGCCGCTTCGAGCAGTTCGCGCGTCACGGCACGTTCAACGACCGCGCGTCCTGCAACCACGCCCGCATGGGCGTCACGGTCCTGCTCCGCGACGGTCTGCTGGAAGGCCTGGACCCGGCCGAACGCCGTGTGGTCCTGGGCGCGGTCTTCCTGCACAACGTCCGCGCCCTGCCCCCGCGCCTGCGCGAGCCCCTGGGCGCCGTGACCCGGGCCGTGCGCGACGCCGACAAGCTGGACATCTACCCGGTCATGCTCTCCCACCTGGACGGCGACAAACCCCTGGACCCGGTGGTCTGCATGGGCGTGCAGCGCTCCCCGGGCCGGTATTCGGACGCCATCGTGAACCAGCTGGAGCGCGAGCAGTTGGCGAACTACTCCGACATGCGCTTCGAAAACGACTTCCGCCTGCTGCTCCTCGGCTGGGTCTTCGATCTGAACTATGCGACCTCCCGACGCATCCTGGACCAAAGCGGCCAGCTGGAGCGCGTCTTCCGGGAACTGCCCCAGGACGACCGCCTCCTGGCGGTCAGAAAACGAATCGAGGCCAATCTCCGCCGTCCCTGA
- a CDS encoding NAD(P)/FAD-dependent oxidoreductase has protein sequence MPDHPLYDVVILGCGPAGLQAAIHAARKKASVLLLGRMDKSSLYWAHVENLCCQFKVTGEEMLRIGREQALGFGAEIIGEDALRIEQKGRFFELSTESGQAVVARTLVIATGTTRNKLGIPGEKDLLGRGVSYCVECDGGFFRNEDVAVIGGHSAAAGGALTLTHTAKSVHLVCEKLDVAEALRAQILERGVILHEGVKPLEITGENAVDGLSLSDGSRLAVAGVFIELGAKGVLELAATLGLNLDESMKYVDTDKRMRTNVPGVFAAGDIAGPPLQIAKAIGEGCVAGLEAATYAKKIKEAQEPGDEEEDDL, from the coding sequence ATGCCCGATCATCCGCTGTACGACGTAGTCATCCTGGGCTGCGGTCCGGCCGGCCTGCAGGCCGCCATCCACGCGGCCCGCAAGAAGGCCTCCGTGCTCCTGCTGGGACGCATGGACAAGAGCAGCCTCTACTGGGCCCACGTGGAAAACCTCTGCTGCCAGTTCAAGGTCACGGGCGAGGAGATGCTGCGGATAGGCCGCGAACAGGCCCTGGGCTTCGGAGCCGAAATCATTGGCGAGGACGCCCTGCGCATCGAGCAGAAAGGGCGTTTCTTCGAACTCTCCACCGAGAGCGGCCAGGCCGTGGTGGCCCGAACCCTGGTCATCGCCACCGGCACCACCCGCAACAAGCTCGGCATCCCCGGCGAGAAGGATCTCCTGGGCCGGGGCGTGAGCTATTGCGTGGAATGCGACGGCGGCTTCTTCCGAAACGAGGACGTGGCCGTCATCGGCGGCCACAGCGCGGCGGCCGGAGGTGCGCTGACCCTGACCCACACGGCCAAAAGCGTGCATCTGGTCTGCGAAAAGCTGGACGTGGCCGAAGCCCTGCGCGCCCAGATCCTGGAGCGCGGCGTGATCCTGCACGAGGGCGTCAAGCCGCTGGAGATCACCGGCGAAAACGCGGTGGACGGCCTGTCCCTCTCCGACGGCTCCCGCCTGGCCGTGGCCGGGGTGTTCATCGAACTGGGGGCCAAGGGCGTGCTGGAGCTGGCCGCCACCCTCGGGCTGAACCTGGACGAGAGCATGAAGTACGTGGACACGGACAAGCGCATGCGCACCAACGTGCCCGGCGTATTCGCGGCCGGAGACATCGCCGGGCCGCCGCTGCAGATCGCCAAGGCCATCGGCGAGGGCTGCGTGGCCGGTCTGGAGGCCGCGACTTACGCCAAGAAGATCAAGGAAGCCCAGGAACCCGGCGACGAGGAAGAGGACGATCTCTAA
- a CDS encoding FmdE family protein → MPCSFSPERLAEVVAFHGHECPGLSIGIRAAELALRELGEPGPDMVAVSETDMCGVDAIQVLTGCTYGKGNFIHRDLGKMAFSFFRRGGSGFRAILRPEVRGGMDEEMGALMRRQADGTATPEDLTRVGELREALRRRFLDIELDEMFEITPLPGQEPRPARVLRSLACEACGEMTMESRTRRFDGKTLCIPCFQAVEQKI, encoded by the coding sequence ATGCCCTGTTCCTTTTCTCCCGAGCGGCTGGCCGAAGTGGTGGCCTTTCACGGCCACGAGTGTCCCGGACTGTCCATCGGCATCCGCGCGGCCGAGCTGGCCTTGCGCGAACTGGGCGAGCCCGGCCCGGACATGGTGGCCGTGTCCGAGACGGACATGTGCGGCGTGGACGCCATCCAGGTGCTCACCGGCTGCACCTATGGCAAGGGCAACTTCATTCACCGCGATTTGGGCAAGATGGCCTTTTCCTTCTTCCGGCGCGGCGGGAGCGGCTTTCGGGCCATCCTGCGGCCCGAGGTTCGCGGCGGCATGGATGAGGAGATGGGAGCATTGATGCGTCGGCAGGCCGACGGCACGGCCACGCCCGAGGACCTGACCCGGGTGGGCGAGTTGCGCGAGGCTCTGCGGCGGCGTTTTCTGGACATCGAACTGGACGAGATGTTCGAGATCACGCCCCTGCCCGGACAGGAACCGCGCCCGGCCCGGGTGCTGCGCAGTCTGGCCTGCGAGGCCTGCGGCGAAATGACCATGGAATCGCGCACCCGGCGCTTCGACGGCAAGACCCTCTGCATTCCCTGCTTTCAGGCCGTGGAGCAGAAGATCTGA
- a CDS encoding ABC transporter ATP-binding protein: protein MILDVAGVCFSYNGSPVLRDVRLSVGPGEVLAVLGPNGVGKTTLLKCINAIHRPSRGAVLVDGEDVLRLAPDAVARAVGYVPQRNEAPRLTVFDAVLLGRKPHIRWRASDADVRMVESAIRHLRLGHLQLRHLDQLSGGELQKVAIARALVQEPRLLLFDEPTSALDMRNQEDILRLIRHVAVEHGMAVVMTMHDLNTALRFAHKLLFLKEGRVFAACSPGEIEADTVREVYGLPVTVHRVDDHPLVLPRSEV from the coding sequence GTGATCCTGGACGTGGCCGGAGTGTGCTTCTCCTACAACGGCAGCCCCGTGCTGCGGGACGTGCGCCTGTCCGTGGGGCCGGGCGAGGTCCTGGCCGTGCTCGGTCCCAACGGCGTAGGCAAGACCACGCTGCTCAAGTGCATCAACGCCATCCACCGGCCCAGCCGGGGGGCGGTGCTGGTGGATGGCGAGGACGTGTTGCGCTTGGCGCCGGACGCCGTGGCCCGGGCCGTGGGCTACGTGCCCCAGCGCAACGAGGCCCCGCGCCTGACCGTGTTCGACGCCGTGCTCCTGGGCCGGAAGCCGCACATCCGCTGGCGCGCCTCGGACGCGGACGTGCGCATGGTGGAGTCGGCCATCCGCCATCTGCGCCTCGGCCACCTGCAACTGCGCCACCTGGACCAGCTTTCCGGCGGGGAACTGCAGAAGGTGGCCATCGCCCGGGCCCTGGTCCAGGAACCTCGCCTGCTCCTCTTCGACGAGCCCACGAGTGCGCTGGACATGCGCAACCAGGAGGACATCCTGCGCCTCATCCGGCACGTGGCCGTGGAACACGGCATGGCCGTGGTCATGACCATGCACGACCTGAACACGGCCCTGCGCTTCGCCCACAAGCTCCTGTTCCTCAAGGAAGGTCGGGTCTTCGCCGCTTGCAGCCCCGGCGAGATCGAGGCCGACACGGTGCGGGAGGTCTACGGCCTGCCCGTGACCGTGCACCGGGTCGACGACCACCCCCTGGTGCTGCCCCGTAGCGAGGTCTGA
- a CDS encoding iron ABC transporter permease: protein MHFADGRIPGDYARYVGRKTLFIAALSLAAACSLALSLSLGAADLSLAAVVRTLAGAAESERARVILWNIRLPQSLAALAAGAGLALCGAAMQSILRNPLGSPFTLGISHAAAFGAALAVLVLGDGRLTAATGGAVVLSQPAIIVTSAFLFSLAAALVVVALARRRGSTPEVMVLGGVALGSLFTAGTMFLQYFADDVQLAAMVFWTFGDTARANWTQVGILAAAAVFALVYFTANAWNYNAVDAGDETARSLGVRLGRVRLCGMLAATLVTSVIISFLGVIGFVGLVTPHMVRRVIGADHRFLLPAAGAAGALLLLAADTAARLILAPHVLPVSVLTAFLGAPVFFLLILRRRS, encoded by the coding sequence ATGCACTTCGCCGACGGCCGGATCCCGGGCGACTACGCCCGCTACGTGGGGCGCAAGACGCTGTTCATCGCCGCGCTCTCCCTGGCGGCCGCCTGTTCCCTGGCGCTGTCCCTGAGCCTGGGCGCGGCGGACCTCTCCCTGGCGGCCGTGGTCAGGACCCTGGCGGGCGCGGCCGAGTCCGAGCGGGCCCGGGTCATCCTCTGGAACATCCGCCTGCCCCAGTCCCTGGCCGCCCTGGCCGCCGGTGCCGGGCTGGCCCTGTGCGGGGCGGCCATGCAGTCCATCCTGCGCAACCCCCTGGGCTCGCCCTTCACCCTGGGCATCTCCCACGCGGCGGCCTTCGGCGCGGCCCTGGCCGTGCTCGTCCTGGGCGACGGGCGGCTCACCGCCGCCACCGGCGGGGCCGTGGTCCTGAGCCAGCCGGCGATCATCGTGACCTCGGCCTTCCTGTTCAGCCTGGCCGCTGCCCTGGTGGTGGTGGCCCTGGCGCGGCGGCGCGGCTCCACCCCCGAGGTCATGGTCCTCGGCGGCGTGGCCCTGGGCTCGCTGTTCACGGCCGGGACCATGTTCCTGCAATACTTCGCCGACGACGTGCAGTTGGCGGCCATGGTCTTCTGGACCTTCGGCGACACGGCCCGGGCCAACTGGACCCAGGTGGGGATTCTGGCGGCGGCGGCAGTGTTCGCGCTGGTCTATTTCACGGCCAATGCCTGGAACTACAACGCCGTGGACGCGGGCGACGAGACGGCCCGCAGCCTCGGGGTGCGCCTCGGCCGGGTGCGTCTGTGCGGCATGCTGGCCGCCACCCTGGTGACCTCGGTGATCATCTCCTTCCTGGGCGTCATCGGCTTCGTGGGGTTGGTCACGCCGCACATGGTCCGCCGGGTCATCGGCGCGGACCATCGCTTCCTGCTGCCCGCGGCTGGGGCGGCCGGGGCCCTGCTTCTGCTGGCGGCGGACACGGCCGCGCGCCTGATCCTGGCCCCGCACGTGCTGCCCGTGTCCGTGCTCACGGCCTTTCTCGGCGCGCCGGTGTTTTTTCTGCTCATCCTGCGGAGGCGGTCGTGA
- a CDS encoding iron ABC transporter substrate-binding protein, protein MIRTLLLLCSAILLGAFPALAGDTRVVTDALGRQVAIPAKVERVICSGSGCLRLLTYLQAQNLAVAVDDIEGRRNQFDARPYAIANPGFRDLPVFGQFRGEDNPERILSLAVQPQVILKVNPEMGTNPVDLERKTGIPVVVLRYGDLGKKRAEFYAALRLMAQVMGRTERAEAVIAFFDTHIAELGRRVAGLPESERPRVYVGGVAYKGPQGFHSTEPGYPPFLFLNARNVAAEGTVTPGQTVVAKEKIVEWNPDVLFLDLATLQLGEGAGGLHELKTDPAYQTLDAVKRGRVYGLLPYNWYSQNYGSILADAYFVGKVLYPERFKDVDPAAQADAIYAFLVGKPVFGEMDRLFGGQAFKPVPVR, encoded by the coding sequence ATGATCCGTACGCTCCTTCTTCTGTGTTCCGCGATCCTGCTCGGCGCGTTTCCGGCCCTGGCCGGGGACACCCGCGTGGTCACCGACGCCCTGGGCCGCCAGGTGGCCATCCCGGCCAAGGTGGAGCGGGTCATCTGCTCCGGCTCCGGCTGCCTCCGGCTGCTGACCTATCTCCAGGCCCAGAATCTGGCCGTGGCCGTGGACGACATCGAGGGCAGGCGCAACCAGTTCGACGCCCGACCCTACGCCATCGCCAACCCCGGTTTCCGCGACCTGCCCGTGTTCGGACAGTTCCGGGGCGAGGACAACCCCGAGCGCATCCTCTCCCTGGCCGTGCAGCCCCAGGTGATCCTCAAGGTCAACCCGGAGATGGGCACGAACCCCGTGGACCTGGAGCGCAAGACCGGCATCCCGGTGGTGGTTCTGCGCTACGGGGACCTGGGCAAGAAGCGGGCGGAGTTCTATGCCGCCCTGCGGCTCATGGCCCAGGTCATGGGCCGGACGGAGCGCGCCGAGGCGGTGATCGCCTTCTTCGACACGCACATCGCGGAACTGGGCCGGAGGGTGGCCGGATTGCCGGAGTCCGAGCGGCCCCGGGTCTACGTCGGCGGTGTGGCCTACAAGGGCCCCCAGGGCTTCCACTCCACCGAGCCCGGCTACCCGCCGTTCCTCTTCCTGAACGCGCGCAACGTGGCTGCCGAGGGAACCGTGACTCCGGGCCAGACCGTGGTGGCCAAGGAGAAGATCGTGGAGTGGAACCCGGACGTGCTCTTCCTCGACCTGGCCACCCTGCAGCTGGGCGAGGGCGCGGGCGGCCTGCACGAACTGAAGACCGACCCGGCCTATCAGACCCTGGATGCGGTGAAGCGGGGCCGGGTCTACGGCCTGCTGCCCTACAACTGGTATTCCCAGAATTACGGCTCCATCCTGGCCGACGCCTACTTCGTGGGCAAGGTGCTCTATCCCGAGCGCTTCAAGGACGTGGACCCCGCGGCCCAGGCCGACGCCATCTACGCCTTCCTGGTGGGCAAGCCGGTGTTCGGGGAGATGGACCGCCTCTTCGGCGGGCAGGCCTTCAAGCCGGTGCCCGTGCGCTAG